Proteins from a single region of Centropristis striata isolate RG_2023a ecotype Rhode Island chromosome 9, C.striata_1.0, whole genome shotgun sequence:
- the bloc1s2 gene encoding biogenesis of lysosome-related organelles complex 1 subunit 2, whose product MAATGDDAAAMDSISRAPAAQLAALNAAASTSSPAGAEGPEDVAESPVVVLKKPSTNSDGGVETAEEAVEPAEPDINELCTDMFEKMAIFLQGELTGTCEDYRLLENMNKLTSLKYMEMKDISINISRNLQDLNNKYASLQPYLDQINQIEEQVSSLEQAAYKLDAYSKKLEARFKKLEKR is encoded by the exons ATGGCTGCAACGGGCGACGACGCCGCAGCAATGGACAGCATCTCCAGGGCTCCGGCGGCCCAATTAGCGGCTCTGAACGCGGCTGCAAGTACCAGCAGCCCCGCTGGAGCAGAAGGCCCTGAGGACGTGGCGGAGAGCCCGGTGGTTGTTCTCAAGAAGCCCAGCACGAACA GTGATGGTGGAGTGGAGACAGCAGAGGAGGCTGTGGAGCCTGCAGAGCCTGATATCAATGAGTTGTGTACTGATATGTTTGAAAAGATGGCCATCTTCCTGCAAGGAGAGCTAACAG GAACTTGTGAGGATTACCGTCTGTTGGAGAACATGAACAAGCTTACCAGTCTGAAGTACATGGAAATGAAGGACATCAGCATCAACATCAGCCGCAACCTGCAGGATCTCAACAACAAAT ATGCAAGCTTACAACCCTACTTGGACCAGATAAACCAGATTGAGGAGCAAGTGTCTTCACTGGAACAGGCTGCTTACAAACTGGATGCGTACTCCAAGAAACTGG AGGCCAGATTCAAAAAACTGGAGAAGCGATGA